In Oryza sativa Japonica Group chromosome 1, ASM3414082v1, the genomic stretch agttctTAGCCGTTGAAAGCTCAACATTAGTAAACAAAGGAAATCTTACCGTATTATCAACATTGCTAATATTTTCTTCAGTGCTCACTGTTTGTAAATATTCAGTGGAAACAAATCACATGACATACTCCCACTACATGTAGTATATGGTTGCAAATGAAAATCCATGTACTTGTTGCATTACATCCAATAAGCAGATGGAGGTTTTTGTAAAGAATGACTCATATTCTGACAAATAGAAGCTTGCATACACAACAAATACATAATAGTATTTAGTTGAAATAACTAGCCTGGAAATACAAGAAAGTGAGCTTCATCATGATTTTGTTAATATCTGCTCCTATTCTGCCAAAAACCAAGAGATGACAGTAATAGCACTGGTTAGATCCATGTAGCAGTGTTTTagtaaaccatataacaatctGGACTGAAAAAAACACCGTGATGAACATGAAAGATGTTTGCAATTTACTGAAGTGTACAAGACCACATAATCCAGGGACAGAACATGATCGGAAAACTGTCAGTGTGTCTTAAGAATTAATTATACATGCACAATCATGAGCCAACACCAGaatttgtatttatttttaatcattGATAGATGTTATAAATGTTACAACCTGGGATGACTTGAACCGAAGCATCATGCAGTTATACTACATAAATATTGCTTTCTTTTATATGACAAACAACTAGAGGATCTAGTTATGCCTATTTACACAGACATTTGGGTCAAGATTAAGGCAAAGATGGAGAAGTCGTTTGGTATCTCACAGAAACATACAAGTCAAGAAAACAACCTCGTCAGCCTCAGCTGCACTATCCCAGCAGGAGTTCCACGCGCGGCTCCACGACATGCCCAAACCACCGGCGGCTCTCCTCAACGTCCAAACCAGACACTCGTGACAGCCTAGTCCACCCACCATCCACCGCATCAAACATCACCAGCCTCCCATCTACAGCATTGTACAGGCAAACGATCCCCATTCTGTCTGCAGCCTGAAAATGCCAGAAGCTGCCATGCCGACCAGCCACAAGCTCATCGAACACCTCCTCCGGCATCGCTCCCACCTCCGTCCACTCCGCGGCCGCCTCGGAGCCCTCCAGCCTCCACACCAGCACACGTTCCACCACCCCAAACCTCTCCACCCCGCCTACCAAGAACAGCCGCCCACCGAAGACGAACAGGTGTGCCGTCGTGAGGCCGAGTGGCATCGCAGCGGGCAGCACCGTCCACTGCCCCGTCGCGAGATCAAAGACGAGAATCGCGTCGGGGCCGCGGCCGAGAACGAAGAGCTGGCGGCGGTCGCCAGCCGCGTTGCCGAGGAGCGCGAACGGGAGAGGGAGATCCCCTCGAGGGTCCCACCGCGGGGAGGGATCGGCAGAGTCGAGGGTGTAGGAGCGGACACGGGCGCCCGCGGTGACCGCGACGAGGGTAAACTCGcgggagcatgaggaggaggaggaggaggaggccgggatggggaggacgacggcgaggaggtagGAGGTGGCGGGGAggggcgggaggcggaggagcgaggcggcggtgacgaggtgggagggggaggagacgacgggaggggaggcggcgggcggggcggggaggaggcggcgggagagCGGGTGGAAGGCGAGgcgcggggagaggaggaagaaggcgtcGAGGCGGTGCGGGGTGAGGAGGGCGTGGAAGGCccgggagcggaggaggcggcggagcgcgcgggaggcggcggcgacggggagcaGCGCGGTGagcgggaggagagagaggatccGCTCCTGGAGGTGCTCCGGGAGGGCGTCCCACgcgcaggcggcggccatggatggatggatcgccgGTTTGTTTCCTGCTGCGGCGGATGGAagcgaacaaaaaaaaaatggggaAGATTTGTGTTCCTGCCGGAGAATACGGAAATGGGCGGTCATGTGGGGTGGGGCTAGGGGTGGACAGGAGGTCGTGGCTTGTTAACTCGTACTGCTCGTGATAAATTCGGTTCGGTTTGGCTCGTTTAATTTTTCTAACGACCTGAGCTGTTATTTTAGCTCGTTAAAGATAACGAgtcagctcgagctggctcgtgaGCTG encodes the following:
- the LOC4323976 gene encoding protein ABERRANT PANICLE ORGANIZATION 1-like, with translation MTAHFRILRQEHKSSPFFFCSLPSAAAGNKPAIHPSMAAACAWDALPEHLQERILSLLPLTALLPVAAASRALRRLLRSRAFHALLTPHRLDAFFLLSPRLAFHPLSRRLLPAPPAASPPVVSSPSHLVTAASLLRLPPLPATSYLLAVVLPIPASSSSSSSCSREFTLVAVTAGARVRSYTLDSADPSPRWDPRGDLPLPFALLGNAAGDRRQLFVLGRGPDAILVFDLATGQWTVLPAAMPLGLTTAHLFVFGGRLFLVGGVERFGVVERVLVWRLEGSEAAAEWTEVGAMPEEVFDELVAGRHGSFWHFQAADRMGIVCLYNAVDGRLVMFDAVDGGWTRLSRVSGLDVEESRRWFGHVVEPRVELLLG